The following proteins are encoded in a genomic region of Pyrus communis chromosome 11, drPyrComm1.1, whole genome shotgun sequence:
- the LOC137707997 gene encoding F-box/kelch-repeat protein At3g06240-like: MSQVHESETPEDKVVEILSRLPPKSLMRFKCVHKSWCTIINSPSFVAKHVSNTVDNKFSSFTCILFNRSQVHVFADRSWKRDVFWSMINLSIESDEPNLHYDVEDLNIPFPMEVQDNVQLYGYCNGIVCVIVGENVLLCNPATREFKQLPDSSLLLPLPTGKFGLETLFKGLGFGYDCKTKEYKVVRIIENCDCEYSEGKESYHERILLPYTAEVYTATANSWKEIKIDTSSDTDPYCIPYSCSVYLKGFCYWFANDNGEYIFSFDLGDEIFHRIELPFRRESDFNFYGLFLYNESVASYCSRYEEDCKLLEIWIMDDYDQVKSSWTKLLTVGPFKDIESPSTFWKCDEVLILSSYGKATSYNSSTGNLKYLHIPPIINWMIDYVETIVPVK, encoded by the coding sequence ATGTCCCAGGTGCATGAAAGTGAAACTCCTGAAGATAAGGTGGTCGAAATCTTGTCCAGGCTGCCGCCCAAGTCCCTGATGAGATTCAAATGCGTACACAAATCATGGTGCACTATCATCAATAGTCCAAGTTTTGTGGCCAAACACGTCAGCAATACAGTGGACAACAAATTCTCATCCTTCACTTGCATCCTTTTCAACCGATCTCAGGTTCATGTTTTCGCGGACAGGAGTTGGAAAAGAGATGTTTTCTGGTCTATGATTAATCTTTCCATTGAAAGTGATGAGCCCAACCTTCATTATGATGTCGAGGACCTAAATATACCCTTTCCTATGGAAGTTCAAGACAATGTACAGCTTTACGGTTACTGCAATGGGATTGTCTGTGTAATAGTAGGGGAAAATGTTCTTCTATGCAATCCTGCAACAAGAGAATTCAAGCAACTTCCCGATTCATCCCTTCTTCTACCCCTTCCCACGGGAAAATTCGGATTGGAAACGCTCTTTAAAGGATTGGGATTTGGCTATGATTGCAAAACTAAAGAATATAAGGTTGTGCGAATTATAGAAAATTGTGATTGTGAGTATTCAGAAGGTAAAGAATCATATCATGAGCGTATTCTTCTTCCCTACACGGCAGAGGTATACACCGCGACTGCTAACTCTTGGAAAGAGATCAAGATTGATACATCGAGTGATACTGATCCGTATTGCATTCCCTATTCTTGTTCAGTGTATTTGAAGGGATTTTGTTATTGGTTTGCAAACGATAACGGGGAATAcatattttcatttgatttaggTGATGAGATATTTCATAGAATAGAATTGCCTTTTAGGAGAGAATccgattttaatttttatggtcTTTTTCTGTATAATGAATCCGTTGCTTCTTATTGCTCTCGTTACGAAGAGGATTGTAAATTGCTTGAAATATGGATAATGGACGACTATGATCAAGTGAAGAGTTCATGGACAAAACTCCTAACCGTTGGACCCTTTAAAGACATTGAGTCTCCTTCGACATTTTGGAAATGTGACGAGGTTCTTATCCTTTCCTCATATGGAAAAGCCACCTCTTATAATTCTAGTACCGGAAATCTCAAGTATCTTCATATTCCTCCTATTATCAATTGGATGATAGATTATGTGGAAACTATTGTTCCAGTCAAGTGA
- the LOC137749215 gene encoding probable histone chaperone ASF1A: MSAINITNVTVLDNPALFLAPFQFEISYECNTPLKDDLEWKLIYVGSAEDETYDQLLESVLVGPVNVGNYRFVLQADPPDPSKIRDEDIIGVTVLLLTCSYIGQEFIRVGYYVNNDYDDEQLREEPPPKVLIDRVQRNILSDKPRVTKFPINFQPKNTESGEQPSPRDQPNEADGSEEQLVLPVDPSEEQKP, encoded by the exons ATGAGCGCCATTAACATCACGAACGTGACGGTGCTCGACAATCCGGCTCTGTTTCTGGCACCCTTCCAGTTCGAAATTTCTTACGAGTGCAACACTCCTCTCAAAGACG ATTTGGAATGGAAGCTCATCTACGTGGGATCTGCTGAGGATGAGACTTATGACCAACTACTGGAGAGTGTACTTGTTGGGCCCGTCAATGTTGGAAACTATCGTTTTGTACTACAG GCAGATCCTCCTGACCCATCCAAGATTCGTGATGAAGACATCATTGGTGTGACAGTGCTTCTGTTGACCTGCTCTTATATTGGTCAGGAATTTATCCGAGTGGGCTACTATGTTAACAATGATTATGATGATGAGCAGCTGCGAGAAGAACCTCCTCCAAAGGTCTTGATTGATAGGGTTCAAAGAAACATTTTGTCTGATAAGCCCAGGGTCACAAAGTTCCCCATCAATTTCCAGCCAAAGAATACTGAGAGTGGAGAACAACCCTCTCCGCGTGATCAGCCTAATGAGGCGGATGGAAGCGAAGAACAGCTAGTTTTGCCCGTAGATCCTTCAGAGGAGCAGAAACCTTAG
- the LOC137749361 gene encoding uncharacterized protein gives MPGLPITEDDAASTGHEIPVLIAGQLLGKSGSELLEEESNIMPDEESIPVDLPDCIVKCKSAFKCRLCPRIVCLNEESLRAHLKSKRHARSKKLLDEGRLKTILNADGKIDEEETPALYAKILANSQGMPRKRSKRRDKNGSKKRTRYGGKQSKGNPAKRRRG, from the exons ATGCCAGGTCTACCAATAACTGAAGATGATGCTGCTTCAACAGGACATGAAATACCAGTTCTTATTGCTGGTCAGTTGCTTGGTAAAAGTGGTTCAGAATTACTAGAGGAAGAATCTAACATCATGCCAGACGAGGAATCAATACCGGTAGATTTACCAGACTGTATCGTGAAATGCAAATCAGCTTTCAAATGCAGGTTATGCCCTAGAATTGTCTGTTTGAATGAGGAGAGTTTAAGGGCTCATCTGAAATCCAAG AGACATGCTCGATCTAAGAAACTATTAGACGAAGGTAGGCTGAAGACCATACTGAACGCTGATGGGAAAATTGATGAAGAGGAGACCCCTGCTTTATATGCAAAAATTCTAGCTAATTCACAG GGTATGCCGAGAAAGAGAAGTAAAAGACGGGACAAGAATGGgtcgaaaaag AGGACGAGATATGGTGGTAAGCAATCCAAAGGGAACCCAGCCAAGAGAAGGCGTGGATAA
- the LOC137708055 gene encoding 2-hydroxyacyl-CoA lyase-like, translating to MGESTTTALDGNQLIAKALARFGVDRMFGVVGIPVTSLANRAVSLGVRFIAFHNEQSAGYAASAYGYLTGRPGVLLTVSGPGCVHGLAGLSNAMANAWPMVMISGSCDQKDFGRGDFQELDQIAAVEPFSKFSAKAKSIKEIPDCVFQALAKAGSGRPGGCYLDFPSDVLHQTISEAEAESLLATAAEKFGESEKVPCVQNSQIEEAVSLLRHAERPLIVFGKGAAFARAENELGKLVERTGIPFLPTPMGKGLLPDTHELAATAARSLAIGKCDVVLVVGARLNWLLHFGEPPKWSKDVKFILVDVSKEEIELRKPHLGLVGDAKLVLENINLGIKDDPFCLGKSHPWVAAILSKVKDNVSKMEAQLAKEVVPFNFLTPMKIIRDAIAGLGSPAPILVSEGANTMDVGRSVLVQTEPRTRLDAGTWGTMGVGLGYCIAGAVASPDRLVVAVEGDSGFGFSAMEVETLVRYQLPVVVIVFNNGGVYGGDRRSPDEISGPYKDDPAPTSFVPSAGYHTLIEAFGGKGYLVGTPEELKSALSESFSARKPAVINVIIDPYAGAESGRLQHKN from the exons ATGGGTGAATCAACCACAACCGCACTCGATGGCAACCAGCTGATCGCCAAGGCCCTTGCCCGGTTCGGCGTCGACCGCATGTTCGGAGTCGTGGGAATTCCCGTCACTTCGCTCGCGAACCGCGCGGTTTCGCTCGGAGTTCGGTTTATCGCCTTCCACAACGAGCAGTCGGCGGGTTACGCCGCCTCAGCCTACGGGTATCTAACGGGTCGACCCGGAGTCCTCCTCACGGTCTCGGGTCCCGGATGCGTCCACGGGCTCGCGGGTCTTTCCAACGCCATGGCCAATGCTTGGCCCATGGTGATGATCTCGGGTTCGTGCGACCAGAAAGATTTCGGCCGCGGAGATTTCCAGGAGCTCGATCAGATCGCCGCCGTCGAACCCTTTTCCAAATTCTCCGCCAAAGCTAAatcaatcaaagaaataccgGATTGCGTGTTTCAAGCTCTTGCAAAAGCCGGTTCGGGTCGACCCGGAGGGTGCTATTTGGATTTTCCTTCGGATGTACTGCACCAGACAATTTCTGAGGCGGAGGCTGAGAGCTTATTGGCCACCGCCGCCGAGAAATTCGGAGAGTCGGAGAAGGTTCCGTGTGTGCAGAATTCGCAGATTGAGGAGGCCGTTTCGCTGCTCCGGCACGCGGAGAGGCCGTTGATTGTTTTTGGTAAAGGAGCTGCATTTGCTCGAGCGGAGAACGAGTTGGGTAAGCTGGTGGAGAGGACGGGAATCCCATTTTTGCCCACTCCAATGGGGAAGGGGCTGTTGCCGGACACTCATGAGCTGGCGGCGACCGCGGCAAGGTCTCTGGCGATCGGGAAGTGTGACGTGGTGCTTGTCGTTGGCGCAAGGCTTAACTGGCTTTTGCACTTTGGTGAGCCGCCCAAGTGGTCCAAGGATGTGAAGTTCATTTTGGTTGATGTTAGTAAGGAAGAGATTGAGCTGCGAAAACCACATTTGGGTTTGGTTGGAGATGCAAAGTTGGTGTTGGAGAATATCAATTTGGGGATCAAGGATGACCCTTTTTGTTTGGGGAAGTCTCATCCGTGGGTTGCAGCGATTTTGAGTAAGGTGAAGGACAATGTTTCGAAAATGGAGGCTCAGTTGGCTAAGGAAGTTGTGCCATTTAATTTCTTGACGCCGATGAAGATTATTAGAGATGCAATTGCAGGGTTGGGGAGCCCTGCTCCTATATTGGTTTCCGAGGGGGCTAACACTATGGATGTGGGTCGGTCTGTGTTGGTTCAGACCGAGCCGAGGACCAGGTTGGATGCAGGGACTTGGGGAACAATGGGGGTTGGATTGGGTTACTGCATTGCGGGTGCGGTAGCTTCTCCTGACCGGCTTGTTGTTGCAGTGGAAGGGGATTCAGGATTTGGGTTCAGTGCAATGGAAGTTGAG ACATTGGTTCGATACCAGTTACCTGTTGTTGTGATAGTCTTTAACAATGGTGGCGTATATGGTGGCGATCGAAGAAGCCCAGATGAAATTAGTGGGCCTTACAAGGATGACCCTGCTCCCACTTCCTTCGTCCCAAGCGCGGGTTATCACACTCTGATTGAAGCCTTTGGAGGCAAAGGCTATCTTGTTGGGACACCTGAAGAACTCAAGTCCGCCCTTTCAGAATCCTTCTCGGCACGAAAACCAGCTGTTATAAATGTAATTATCGATCCTTATGCTGGTGCAGAAAGTGGGAGGCTTCAACACAAGAACTGA